Part of the Aciduliprofundum boonei T469 genome is shown below.
ACTCCTTTCATCACACCTACATAATGGTCCTTGTATCCAAAATCAGTTGTGAGCGTAATCATCAGTACCTCACCCTGAAATCCTTGTATCCTTCTGGCTCACCATACTCAATTTCAATATCATCTACGCGGGCATGGGGGTGCTTGTACCTGCATAGATAAATCAACTTCTCCACTTTATCCTCAGGGCCTTCAAACACCGCCTCAACCCTACCATCGGGAAGGTTTCTTACCCAGCCACGCACCCCGAGCTTGAGAGCGTTATCCCTTGTAAATGCTCTGAAGAATACACCCTGCACGCGGCCAGAAAAGAAGACATGGGCCTTTATCTCTTTCATAATTGCATTGATTATTCTTTTCTATTTAACCTTTATGCGAGAAATTTTAATCTCTTATTTTCATTACTCCCTATGCTTAAAGAAAAACTTATTGAATGCGGAGCCATAAAATTTGGAGATTTCACCCTAGCATCTGGAAAGAAAAGTAAGTACTATGTGGACATAAAGAAGGCAAGCACAAAATACGAAATATTGGAGCTAATGGGAAATATGCTTGCAGAGAAAGTAAAAGGAGATATGTTAGCTGGGGTAGAGCTTGGAGCTGTGCCTCTTGTTGCAATAACGGCTATTAAGGCAAAGAGGGATTACCTAATAATAAGAAAAGAGAAAAAGGGATATGGGACTTCCAAGTTAATTGAAGGAGATTATAAAGAGGGGCAAGAGGTTGATATAATTGAAGATGTTGTGACAACAGGTGGCTCTGTCTTGCGTGCTATAAAAATTTTACGCAGTGCTGGACTCACGGTAAATAGGGTAATATGCGTTGTTGATAGAGAAGAAGGAGGTAAAGAGAATCTGGAAAAAGAAGGAGTAGAATTAATATCGTTAATTAAGGCAAGAGAGCTCCTTTAATCATCTTTTCTCTATATCTTCCCCACCTGCAAATGTCAATTGAAGAGCAGTATAAACATCCTCATACCCGTAGAGCATTCGTGCGGATGTTGGAATTAAAGTGCGAAAAGCATCTATATTTTCAAGGGCTTTGAATAATTCAATGCTCAGTTCCTTACGCATGCTTGGATTCTCTGTTATCAGAGCATCGTAAAGAGAATTCCAGTTCTTACTCCATTCAGCAATGTTGTAGAGGTCATTGTCTTCTACGATATCAACCTTGGAGAGTATGTTTATGAATGGGATGTAAAATCTAAAATAAACTGAAGAGGATAAAATTAAAAGAGATACGAATCCAGAGGGAGTCTTAGCCAATGATGGATCAAATAGAAATGCGAGCATGCTTCTATCTCCTCCAAGATAATCAACTATGAACTTGCTAGCGGCTCTGAATGCGAATAATTCAATTTGGCCTGCAGTATCGTATATTATGTAATCTGCCTCGTAATTATCCACTTCGCTCTTCAGCTCCTCTACAAAATTGGCAATCATATCAGCCGCCACAATTTGAGCACCATTGGGTCCTAAACCGTATTCGTTCATAATTGAATTTAAGTCAACTATATCTCGTATATCAACATCAGGAGTATAGGGCAAGATTTCTGCACCGGGATCAAGATTAACCACTACCGTATCATACTCGTTTTTTATCATCCACTCTCTAAAAGCAGCAGTGAATGTACTTTTTCCACTTCCCGCAGGACCAACCACGAACAAATTTGCAATCATACGGCAAGAAAAGACTCAAGGGTTATTTTATTTTTTTCCTCTTCCTCTGCAAAAAGAGAATCCACAGATTCTTTGAGAGCGAGAACTCTCTGCTTCACATACAGAGGCACATCATACTCTTCTGCAAGGTTCAGTGCTTTATCTAAATACTTTTTCACAGAGCCCTCCGAAACAGTGAGAATTACATTACCTCCACATTTTGGGCACACATTGTTCAAAGGTACTCTCCTGTATTTAGCTCCGCATTTTGTGCATCTAAATCCCTGTGTGCCGAATTTTTTCAAGTTACCCATTATATCGGGGATGAAATGATGCGCAATTATCCTTGCAGCCATGTCATGCTCATCAACAGCCCTTATCTTCCTTGCCAATTGCAACTGGCTATCAAGTTTTTCTTGCATACTACCAAGAACCTTATAGGCAGAGGTCAAAACACCCACATTTATGTCCCTTGTATCGTGGGTGAATTTAAAACCCTCATATTGCCTTGGAGTTTCAATTCTCTTCTTCACAAAATCCATAATATCTGCAACTTCATCTGGTTTTGCATACTTTAAAGTTGCTTCGTAGAACTCTAAAGGATACCTCTCCATAACATCCACATGCAAGGCCTCTTTGTCTATCTCTGTGGGAGTGATCCTAGTAGTCAGAACTAAGGGTGCATCCATCAACCCTCCGCGAGTTGAGGGAAGAAACTTGCGAGAGAAATCCAAAAGACCTTCAAGAAGGAGCATTATTGAGTCCTCATCTCCATCACAATTGCGGCGCTTTGCAGCATGGAAAAATGGATGCGCAAAGCCAACATTGGCATCTGAAAATCCAATAATTCTACCAAGTATACCTGCAGATGTGTGTGGTGCTAATCCAATTACAAGATGTCCTATCAGGTCTTCTCTCTTTTTCACATTGTAGAAGCGTTTCATCTTGTAAAATTTCTCAAGCAAGTCATCAACATAATTTGCAATTTTTATAAGGTAATCGGCAGCACTCTTTGGAATTATTATATCTTGAACCTTTAACTCGCAGAGTTGCTCCCCATCTTTAAGATCGTGGCCAAGATAATCTTTCGTGTATCCCAATTTTCTTGCTTTTTCAACACTTAGCCCTATTTCCTTAGGCCTAAAATGGGTTATTGCTATATCGCTCATATCGAATCTTGCAGTACCATCTTTGAAAACATAAACTCCGTTTTTAGCCCTAAGAATCCCCTTCTCTAACCTTTCAGGTATGTGCTCTTGAGACATCATCTTCTTTACTCCCTTGACATCCCAATCCACATTCTCACCAAGATATTCCTGTGCCCTCGCGAATAGATCAGATATATCCACTTTTTTTACAACTACCTTCTCCATGAATTGTGTGGGTGCTCCGCATTTTGGGCAGAAGGGCAGTATCGTTTTCTCTCCGCATTTTGGACATTTTCTTATGCCTATCTCAATTGGAATGATTTTTTTATTTATTGCTTCGGTTATAAGTCTTCTATTACCTCCTGCATCTCCTATTGGGAAAAGAGAGTGAATCGGAGGTTTCATCTTTCTAGGCGCTGCCTTCTCAGGCCTGCCCATTCTTGCACCGATTCTAACAGGTGCTCTCTCTCTTATCTTTACCCCTGCCAATTCTGAAACAACATCCATTATATTTCCTTCTTTAATCTCTTTTCTTCTTACAATTTTCCCATCTTTCAAATCTAAACCAACTCCTCTCAAAAGGGGATAAGCGTATCTGTCAAGAATGTAATACTCACGCTCAAGGTGCAATGCACCTAATTTTTTCAATATTTCTTTTATCTCCCAATTTTTCTCCACATACAATTTTTCATCTTTCCAAAAAGAGTGATTCTCTAAAAATTCAGATAATTTTCTCAATTCTTCTAAACTCAAATCATGCCAGAACAAATTGTAGTCTGGATGCAGTGGAACGGAATACTCTTCAGATATTTGAAAAGCTTCGAAACTATTCTTGATTTCCCCATGAAATCCAACCCTCTCCGCTTCCTGTTCCCACCATTCTACAGCATATGCTCCAGGAATTAAAGGATGATTATTCTCCAAGAACTCTCCGTAGGGAATAAGCATCTCACCAACATCCACAATTTCAACAACGGAATCGTAATACTCCCTAGCTTTTTCAAGCTCGTTGATTTGTATCAAATCTCCATTCTTTAAAAGAACTATAGGACCCTCTATGCTATCGCAAGAAGTCATACCTCCTGCCTTACCGGGCCTCTCAACTTTGAGCTGAGTGCCTATTGCTATGAATTTATTCAATATATACATCGTGGCAGGATTTACACTTAGCGTGGCTAAGCCTCCTGCACGGCATCTTCCATACCTAAGGCGAAAACCTCCAGGAGCCATTGGATACGAGAATATGGGCCTTCCTGCTATAACATCCTTCATAAATTTTTTGAGGGGCTTTAATTCAAACTTGTCCTCTTTCACTTCCGGAATCAATTTTTTTATCCAATCCCAGCCGTCTATTTTCAGCATATCAACATACGCTTTTATCTTCTTTGTTTTCTGCAATAAACCCTCTGCAAGAACTAGACACATACCGCCTCTAACCCTATTTGTATCTATTCTTGGGAGATTCCTATAACCGCTAACCTCAACCTTTTCGGTACCTTCACCATCAATGCAAACTGGACAATTATTCACAACGAGCTCAATCTCTTCATTTGTAGGCCTGTACTGTAAATGATGAATTCTATCGTATAATTGGATTTCTTCTTTGTACCTTTCAATCTCCGCTTCTGTAGGTTTATACCTTCCTATCTCAAGCTCTCTTCTTACAACATCCGCAATAAGTACGCTCAACGCCTGAGCAGTACCTCCCGCCCCCCTAATCGGACCAGCATAGTATATGGACACATAGTCCGTGCCATCATCATTTTTCTTTATCTTTACATTTGCAATACCTTCAAGCGGTGCGACTAATATACCTTCTGTTAGAATTGCAAGTCCAACTCTTATCGCCTTATCCAACGCTTCATCCTTTCTATCAAATTTCTTTGCTATCCTCTTTGCCATCAAGAGCGAGACCATACCCCTATCATGGCTCTTGCTGAGCTCTCTGATTTCATCCGCTATACCCTTAACTCCTGTTAATTCTTCGACCCTTGCAGCAAGGTCTTTAGCACGGGGAATTTCAACATCGGGTACGGGGTCAAATCTCATGCTCCGAGCTTCTCTGGCGATTTTGTAAATTTCTTCCGCATTCCTTTCAAGCTCCTCAAAATATCTGAGCATATCCTTGCTTGCTTCTACCATTCTTCATAGGTTAATTTTCTGTCCATTATAACACTTTCTGTTATCTCAATTTTTACCAATATTGATAAATTTTGAGTTCAAAAGATTTATAGCCAAAAATGAGATATACCACCATGCTTGAACTTACCTTGCCCGATTATGCTGAAGAAACGATAATAAGATTCATTAGGGATTTTGTAGGTGATAAAAATGCAGTTATTGGCTTGAGTGGGGGCCTGGACTCTTCCACGGTTGCTTTTCTATGTGTGAAAGCTCTTGGTAAGGATAAGGTGCTTGGAGTGCATATGCCAGATTCTATCACGCCAAAAGAGGATAAAGAGGATGCAAAGCTCGTGGCTGAGAAGCTTGGAATAGAATTCAGAACAATAGAAATTGGAGAAATTGTTGAGAAGATGAATGAGAAAATAAAATTAAAGAATGAGATGAGCACTGCAAATTTGAAAGCACGCATTAGAATGGCCATTCTTTATGGCATAGCCAATGACGAAAATAGATTGGTAACTGGCACGAGCAATAAAAGTGAAATTTTGATAGGATACTTCACAAAGTATGGTGACGGTGCTAGCGATTTTGCACCCATAGGTGATTTGTACAAGACACAAGTTAGAATGCTTGCAGAGAAGCTCGGAGTACCATCCCGTATAATCTCAAAAGCCCCAACTGCAGGATTACTTCCAGGGCAGAGTGATGAAAAGGAGATAGGAATAAAGTATGAGATTTTGGATAAAATCCTCTATGGTATGGAACTTGGATTCAACGAAAATAAGATTGCAGAAATTTTGGATATAGATATAAAAATGGTGAGAAGAGTATTTGAGATGCACGAGAGAAGCAGGCATAAAAGGGTAATGCTCTACATACCAAAAATAGGAATTAGGAGCGTTAATACAGATTGGAGAGAGTGATTAGAAGAGCAGCACCATTTGCGCATGGGGCACTCCATCGATTCTCATAACATTCTCCTCGTCGATATAACCTTCTCTTATCGCAAGCGAGATAACTCTATCTCCCACCAAATTCGCAATTGTGGCGATTTTCATACTGTTTATAAATGTCTGCTCACTTACAAATGCCTCATAGTAAAAATTCTTCTTTACTTCAATCACAAGCTCCCCTTCTTCAAATTTCTTGCCCAAGAGCTCTCTATCGCATGCGGCGAGCATCACCTCGCCTCTTATCTTGTATATTCGCATTGCTATTCCGTGCTCAAACTTGGACATATTTGTACACTCCTCTCTTTGTTTCTGCTATTATTCCCTGCCTGTGCATCCTCTCCAATATCTGCTCTGCTTTCACCTCATCTATACCCTCTTTCTTGGCCTCTTCTATTATGTCCTCCTTTCTTGCAAACCCATTGTTGCTACTAGCTAGGCTCTTTATTATAAGCTCCATCCTCTCCATAGCGCTTCTCTGCCTTGAGCTTATCCCTGTGTATAAAACATCTGAATCAATTATTCCGCTCTCGTCCATAGATGTTTCTTTTAAGAAATAATCCACTATTCTAATTGCCCTCTCAGCATCTTCCTTAGTTACTATATCACTCAATCTTGCCCTTGCAGATGCCTCTGCCAGCCTAACCATAGCTTCAAGCTGCCTGGGAGTTATAGGCACTGCCTTTGTCTCCTCGTACATTTTTCTCGTATCCACATATTTTTTCAAAATTAGATCCTTAGCTTCATCGCTCATCTTTGGAATTATATTTCTCTTTGCATAAGCCACATACTTCCTTATGAACTCAGGAGTCATCCCCGTTTCAAACTGCTTTACAACGATGTTATCCTCTTCTTCAAGCTGAAGCATCTCACCTGCCAAATGCGCCTCCAAAACATGATTGGCTAGGGCCTTATCTCTCTCGGGATTGGGCCTATCAAGAATCTTGAATATTACATCAAATCTAGATAGGAGAGGAGTGGGTAAGTCAATCTGGTCTACGAGGGGTCTACTTACATCAAACCTCCCATACTTTGGATTTGCAGCACCTAAAATTGAGCATCTTGCCATCAAGGTTGCATATATACCCGCCTTAGTTACAGCGATTATCTGCTGCTCCATGGCTTGATAGATACTATCCCTATCAGTTGCGTTCATCTTATCTATCTCGTCAATGGCTGCAAGGCCTAAATCCGCAAGAACTAATGCTCCAGCCTCTAAGGTCCAGCGTCCAGTTTCATCTCGCACTGCTGTTGCAGTTAAGCCAGCAGCTGAGGAGCCCTTGCCAGAGGTGTATATGCCTCTGGGAGCAAGTTGTGCCATATATTGCAGTAATTGGGACTTGGCAGTACCAGGATCTCCAACAAGCAAGATATGTATATCTCCCCTTATTCTCGTTCCATCCTTCATTTTCTTGGTTACCCCTCCAAACATTTGAAGCAGGAGCGCTTCTTTCTCTATCTCCATTCCATATATTGTAGGGGCTATTGCCCTTCGCATTCTGTCAATTATGTCTCCCTTTCTAGCCTCCTCCTTTATCAATCTCTCATCCTCTTCCGTTATTTCAATACTTTCAAGCTCTTTGCTCTCCTTGTCTATGCTCACAACATCGATGAAAATATCAAACTCGGTAGAGCGAACATTTCCAAACATCCTGCGCTCCTTGACTTTCAAAATTCCATTTAAAACCACTCTATCTCCAGGCACTATCTCTCCTGCAATATCATCCTCCAAGTAAGCCATGAGACGCTGGGGCTGCTCCCTACCCCTCAAATTCTCAGGATTGTCCTGAATCTCGGCCTTCTGCGTGTCTACAAACTCTGATTTCTCAGGTATGAATGTGAATTTTATGGGAGCTGATTTTTTATCATTTGAGAATCTAGATTTTCCGCAAACTGCGCATTTCACAGGTTCAATTAACCTAATTCCCGTTTGCTCAATCTTAGTAATTCCTCCACAGTCACTACATCTAAAAGCTCCGAATTTTAGTTTAGGACGCACCTCGCTCGCCCTTCTTATTATGCCTTCAATGCTTAGAAATTGCCCTACATGCACACTCCTGAGCTCTCGTATCTCCTTTCTCCTGTCCCTAGGCAATTGGTGGATGCGTAGATGAATATGCTTCTCGTTATCGTGAATATAACTCCTTATCTCCTCCTCTCCAATCTTTATGTAAATTTCAGGGTTCTTCAAAAAATCCTCTGCAAAAAGAGGTTTGTAATTTTCAATATCCTCAAATCTTATGTAAATGCTCCTTGTATCAGGATACTCGTCCGCAATCTCATTCAACTTGTTTCCATAATCTGTGCGTGAAAAAAACTCGTGCCACATATCTCTTATTTCATTTTCATTAAATTCCATCTACCAGCACATAGGATACGGAGATTTAAAATTTTTTATAATCGCTTTGCCCTTGCCTCTATCTCATCCATAACGAAATTCTCGGCGAGTTCTAAGCTCGTTCTATCTATCCATATCTCATTTTCTCTCTCTGCAAGAAATCTTACCAAGGATGAAGAAGCAGCTATCTGCAATGCCCTATCAATTATCCTCAAACTCACAGGCGCATTGTGCTCGTTTATTGCCTCTGCTATATCATCTCCAATTCTAATAAAATCATCTTCATCTACAATTACCCTTGCATTTTGCTTATTAAGAAGATGATATGTATAGGTCATATGCTTCCTAAGAGGCTCTGCTAAGTAATAATCCACCTTGCCTGCAGCGATGCGCTTCATATTCTCCCAAATCAACTTTCTTCTCTCGTGAGTATTGAGAAATAATTTGCAAAGCATCCTATCCTCCACGGCGTTGAAATTTGGGTCGTTTATTGTGCTTTTCCATCTTCCTTTATTTACTTGGGTGTTGTAGTTCACTATGAAGAAACTTGTGACCTTATAGGGCCCAATTGTGGCGGTTCGAGTTTCATCCCTGACCTCTCTTCGCTCCATAACTAACTTAAGTTTCTCTACCATTCCTCGATAGGCAAAGAAATCTTTGAACTCCGGTATGACCCAATCCACGGGATAATCTTGATACGCTTCCAGTATAGCTATGAACATCTTAGGAGTCATACCCTGTGCATAGCGAAGACGACCTATCATACCATGGGGCGGCACTCCCTTCTCCTCCTTGCCCCGAAGCAAATCGTCCGTGGCGAATGTTTTGCCCGTGCCGGGCTCACCAAAGTATGCAAGGGAGAAGCCCGTTTGATTTATCCTGCGCTCAGGATTTGCAGATGAGTAGATAGGTACATTGGCTATGGAGTACTGCTGTATTATGGGTAACAAAGCATCCATATACAGCTTATCGCCCATTATGCTCTTCACATACTCCACGATATCCCCTATAGAGTGAATTTGCGAGATCCATTCTTCCACATCATCCTCTCTCACATTCTTAACAAAAAACTCATACTCAGTCTTCAATCTAAGCACTACATCTTGATACTCCCGCATCGCCTCCTCAGTGCTTAATTTCATGTTCTCTCCGCCATATCTACTTAACCATTTCCTAATCTCATCCGAAGCAAGGAGAGAGTATAATTTTGCACCACCTTCTTCTCCCACTTCTATCATAAGCCCCGTGTTTCTCAGCCTGCCTATTATATTATACGCCCCCGTCTTCGCTATGAGCCATTCTTTCGCTGCTTTCTGCGTCCACGCTCTTTGCATTTTCTGTAAATAAAGGAGGGCTTCCATCTCTTTCAAATCCATACTGCTCTGAACGACATACCTCATCCAGTTGTTAAACTGCTCCTTCGGCACCTCTGGCTCTTTGGAAATCCTAACCAATCTCTTTTTCTTCATCTCATGGCATAACTCCCTGCGGGGATATTAAGGTATTGGCGAAGAATGAACTATTTAATACACGAAATCTCTCACCGCCCAATGAGAAAAATAAAACATTTTAATTACAAATTCGGCGAAGATACCATATTTACAGATTTCTGCAGAGCCGAGAATGGCTGGATGCTCACAGGAGATGTAAAAATAGATGGAAAATACAAGATTCTCCTATTGAAAACCAATGAAAATAGGGAGAAATCGTGGAGTAAAATCTATGGAAATGAATATGAGTACGAAGCTCAGACAATAATTAAAGGAAGAAATGGATATTTAATTGGTGGTAATGCTTATGGTAAAGCAACAGAGAGCGGTGGGAAGGGATGGAAAGCGTACATACTCTCTGTGGATGAAGATGGTGAAAAATTAAGGGAAAGTAGTTACACTATTAGTGGCAATGATACGATTTACTCGATGATTAGCAAAGAAAATGAGTTCTGGAGTATGGGCGAAAGTAGAGACGAAGAAAACTACATTTTCACAATGAAGTTGGACAAAGAGCTTAAATTATTAGATATTAAAAAGTCCGAAAAGTATGAGGATGTACTTGCAGGAGGAATATTCTCCAGATTTCTATGCTACTCTTACAAGCACTTAAATAGATGGTATGGCAGAATAATTCGGATAAATGGAGAATTGGAAGAAATATGGAAGAGGGAGATTCCAAATCTCCTGATTTATTCAGCCATGGAAATCGATGATTCGTTATTGGTTGTTGGAACAAAAGATAATATAGGAATTGCAATGAAAATAGATGAAAACGGGGAGAGAGAAATTAGATTCAAAAATAGCACAATATTGAGCGCTGAGATTCAAGGAGATCTAATAATCCTTGCAGGTGAGTATGGAGAAAAGCCTGTAATTTATATGTCAAATAAAAACTTGAAAATGATTGATAAATTTGTTGATCATTTTACCGGATGGTACGAAAAAGCTTTTTCCATATCTTCCGAGAAGATTATGGCTTTAGGATATTCTTCCGTTAAGAGAGAGGCCGTTATTAGCATATTGACAATAACTTAATTCTCAGTGTGTTCATTAATTTCTCTATAACTTCAAGAGCCCAAATTTTTATATTCCCTCTTCATTTCACCCTATTATGTACGATTTCAAGGAGCGAGAGGCTCACTGGCAAGATTTCTGGGAGAAGGAGAAAATTTACAGATTTGACCCTGAGAGCGATAAACCGATTTTTAGTATAGATGTCCCGCCCCGATATGCAAGTGGAAAACTGCATATAGGCCACGCCACACATTATACTCACATAGATTTCATAGCTAGGTACAAGAGAATGCGTGGTTACAATGTATTCTATCCACTCTGTTTTGATGTAAACGGTATGCCTATAGAGGTGAATGTGGAGAAAAAATACGGGATAAAAATGCGTGAAACACCAAGGCAAGAGTTCATAAAGCTCTGCGAGGATTTTGCAAATGCAAATATTGGTGAGATGATTCGCCAGTTCAAAATTCTTGGAGAGGCGATGGATCCCACAATATACTATCAAACGGATGCCCCTTACTACAGGAGAATTACTCAATTATCCTTTATAAAGATGTTTGAGAAAGGTCTTGTGTATAAGGCAAAGCATCCTGTAAACTGGTGTCCAAGATGCGGAACTGCCATAGCGGATGCAGAAATAGAGTATCAGAAAAGAAAAACAAAATTGAATTACGTTCCGTTCAAGGTGGAGGAGGGAGGAGAGATAGTAATAGCCACTACAAGACCTGAGCTTTTGTGCACATGCCAGCTCATTGCTGTGCATCCTGATGATGAAAGATACAAGGATTTTGTGGGAAAACACGCCATAGTGCCGATATACGGGCAGAAAGTTGAAATTGTGGCGGATGAGAAAGTTGATAAAGATTTTGGCACAGGAGCTGTTATGATATGCTCCGTTGGTGATAAGGACGATTTAGAGTGGATTTACAAGTATCATCTTAAATTTCTAGAGGGCATAAACGACAAGGGTGAAATGACAGAATTAGCAGGAAAATATGCAGGAATGCCTGTAGAGGATGCAAGAAAGGCAATAATTGAAGATTTGAAAAATATGGATCTGCTCATAAAGCAAGATGAAATCGAGCAGAATGTAGGTGTGTGCTGGCGCTGTCATACTCCCATAGAGTTAATCAATAAAGAGCAATGGTTTATCAAAATAAAAGATTTAAAAGACGAAGTTAAGAAAACAGCGGAAGAGATAAACTGGCATCCAGAGTGGATGAAGAAGAGACTCTACGACTGGGTGGAGTCTCTAGAATGGGACTGGGTCGTCTCGCGCCAGAGATATTTCGCTACGCCAATTCCTATCTGGGAGTGTGAGAACGGCCATACATTCGTGCCGAAATTCGAGGAGCTGCAGAAGATGGACAGGCATGTGGATCCCACAATAGACCCTCCACCCTACGAAAAATGCCCTATTTGTGGTGCCCCCCTGCATGGAACAGAGGATGTTTTTGATACTTGGGTTGATTCTTCCATCTCTCCTCTTTACAACACCTTCTGGGCAAGAGATGATGAAAAATTTGAGAAACTATATCCAATGAGCCTAAGACCTCAAAGCCACGACATAATAAGAACATGGGCATTCTATACAATTCTCCGCTGCAAGAGTGTCACTGGAGAGAAACCATGGAAAGATATAGCAATTGATGGATTTA
Proteins encoded:
- a CDS encoding acylphosphatase — its product is MKEIKAHVFFSGRVQGVFFRAFTRDNALKLGVRGWVRNLPDGRVEAVFEGPEDKVEKLIYLCRYKHPHARVDDIEIEYGEPEGYKDFRVRY
- a CDS encoding DUF424 domain-containing protein, with the translated sequence MSKFEHGIAMRIYKIRGEVMLAACDRELLGKKFEEGELVIEVKKNFYYEAFVSEQTFINSMKIATIANLVGDRVISLAIREGYIDEENVMRIDGVPHAQMVLLF
- a CDS encoding minichromosome maintenance protein MCM; this translates as MEFNENEIRDMWHEFFSRTDYGNKLNEIADEYPDTRSIYIRFEDIENYKPLFAEDFLKNPEIYIKIGEEEIRSYIHDNEKHIHLRIHQLPRDRRKEIRELRSVHVGQFLSIEGIIRRASEVRPKLKFGAFRCSDCGGITKIEQTGIRLIEPVKCAVCGKSRFSNDKKSAPIKFTFIPEKSEFVDTQKAEIQDNPENLRGREQPQRLMAYLEDDIAGEIVPGDRVVLNGILKVKERRMFGNVRSTEFDIFIDVVSIDKESKELESIEITEEDERLIKEEARKGDIIDRMRRAIAPTIYGMEIEKEALLLQMFGGVTKKMKDGTRIRGDIHILLVGDPGTAKSQLLQYMAQLAPRGIYTSGKGSSAAGLTATAVRDETGRWTLEAGALVLADLGLAAIDEIDKMNATDRDSIYQAMEQQIIAVTKAGIYATLMARCSILGAANPKYGRFDVSRPLVDQIDLPTPLLSRFDVIFKILDRPNPERDKALANHVLEAHLAGEMLQLEEEDNIVVKQFETGMTPEFIRKYVAYAKRNIIPKMSDEAKDLILKKYVDTRKMYEETKAVPITPRQLEAMVRLAEASARARLSDIVTKEDAERAIRIVDYFLKETSMDESGIIDSDVLYTGISSRQRSAMERMELIIKSLASSNNGFARKEDIIEEAKKEGIDEVKAEQILERMHRQGIIAETKRGVYKYVQV
- a CDS encoding NAD+ synthase, whose translation is MLELTLPDYAEETIIRFIRDFVGDKNAVIGLSGGLDSSTVAFLCVKALGKDKVLGVHMPDSITPKEDKEDAKLVAEKLGIEFRTIEIGEIVEKMNEKIKLKNEMSTANLKARIRMAILYGIANDENRLVTGTSNKSEILIGYFTKYGDGASDFAPIGDLYKTQVRMLAEKLGVPSRIISKAPTAGLLPGQSDEKEIGIKYEILDKILYGMELGFNENKIAEILDIDIKMVRRVFEMHERSRHKRVMLYIPKIGIRSVNTDWRE
- a CDS encoding DNA polymerase II large subunit — translated: MVEASKDMLRYFEELERNAEEIYKIAREARSMRFDPVPDVEIPRAKDLAARVEELTGVKGIADEIRELSKSHDRGMVSLLMAKRIAKKFDRKDEALDKAIRVGLAILTEGILVAPLEGIANVKIKKNDDGTDYVSIYYAGPIRGAGGTAQALSVLIADVVRRELEIGRYKPTEAEIERYKEEIQLYDRIHHLQYRPTNEEIELVVNNCPVCIDGEGTEKVEVSGYRNLPRIDTNRVRGGMCLVLAEGLLQKTKKIKAYVDMLKIDGWDWIKKLIPEVKEDKFELKPLKKFMKDVIAGRPIFSYPMAPGGFRLRYGRCRAGGLATLSVNPATMYILNKFIAIGTQLKVERPGKAGGMTSCDSIEGPIVLLKNGDLIQINELEKAREYYDSVVEIVDVGEMLIPYGEFLENNHPLIPGAYAVEWWEQEAERVGFHGEIKNSFEAFQISEEYSVPLHPDYNLFWHDLSLEELRKLSEFLENHSFWKDEKLYVEKNWEIKEILKKLGALHLEREYYILDRYAYPLLRGVGLDLKDGKIVRRKEIKEGNIMDVVSELAGVKIRERAPVRIGARMGRPEKAAPRKMKPPIHSLFPIGDAGGNRRLITEAINKKIIPIEIGIRKCPKCGEKTILPFCPKCGAPTQFMEKVVVKKVDISDLFARAQEYLGENVDWDVKGVKKMMSQEHIPERLEKGILRAKNGVYVFKDGTARFDMSDIAITHFRPKEIGLSVEKARKLGYTKDYLGHDLKDGEQLCELKVQDIIIPKSAADYLIKIANYVDDLLEKFYKMKRFYNVKKREDLIGHLVIGLAPHTSAGILGRIIGFSDANVGFAHPFFHAAKRRNCDGDEDSIMLLLEGLLDFSRKFLPSTRGGLMDAPLVLTTRITPTEIDKEALHVDVMERYPLEFYEATLKYAKPDEVADIMDFVKKRIETPRQYEGFKFTHDTRDINVGVLTSAYKVLGSMQEKLDSQLQLARKIRAVDEHDMAARIIAHHFIPDIMGNLKKFGTQGFRCTKCGAKYRRVPLNNVCPKCGGNVILTVSEGSVKKYLDKALNLAEEYDVPLYVKQRVLALKESVDSLFAEEEEKNKITLESFLAV
- a CDS encoding ATP/GTP-binding protein yields the protein MIANLFVVGPAGSGKSTFTAAFREWMIKNEYDTVVVNLDPGAEILPYTPDVDIRDIVDLNSIMNEYGLGPNGAQIVAADMIANFVEELKSEVDNYEADYIIYDTAGQIELFAFRAASKFIVDYLGGDRSMLAFLFDPSLAKTPSGFVSLLILSSSVYFRFYIPFINILSKVDIVEDNDLYNIAEWSKNWNSLYDALITENPSMRKELSIELFKALENIDAFRTLIPTSARMLYGYEDVYTALQLTFAGGEDIEKR
- the pyrE gene encoding orotate phosphoribosyltransferase, whose amino-acid sequence is MLKEKLIECGAIKFGDFTLASGKKSKYYVDIKKASTKYEILELMGNMLAEKVKGDMLAGVELGAVPLVAITAIKAKRDYLIIRKEKKGYGTSKLIEGDYKEGQEVDIIEDVVTTGGSVLRAIKILRSAGLTVNRVICVVDREEGGKENLEKEGVELISLIKARELL